Below is a genomic region from Salvelinus fontinalis isolate EN_2023a chromosome 38, ASM2944872v1, whole genome shotgun sequence.
GACTCCGAGAGGATCAGGTAACAGAACGCCGTCCGCCGGACTACTGGGGTGTAGACACTGGGCTTTCTCTGAGGAGATATTAACATGCACGTCGTGCTACTCTCTCCTGTAGGCAATACCTGATGAGGAACCCATGCCCCACCCTGCCATTCCATCATCAGATGCCCCCCCACCACTCAGACTCTATAGAGTTCTACCAGAGACTGTCCACAGAGACTCTCTTCTTCATCTTCTACTacctggaggtaacacacacaccatcccccATCTGTCCACTCTTGCTTTGCCACTGTGGGGTACAATTGCTCACTCTCCTTTCTGTGTTTCTCGTTTACTCTCTCTCAGGGCACTAAAGCTCAGTACCTGTCAGCCAAGGCTCTGAAGAAGCAGTCGTGGAGGTTCCACACCAAGTACATGATGTGGTTCCAGAGGCACGAAGAACCCAAGACTATCACTGATGAGTTTGAACAGGTACAGTAGAACCTTGGTACCTCCTGTGCTGTTAGTGTTGGAGGCACCATGGGTCTGTATAGAACAATGAGCCAATGATGAGCCAACATAAAGAGTGGGTGATtaatactgtcctcctccctcAGGGCACTTACATCTACTTTGACTATGAGAAGTGGGGTCAGAGGAAGAAGGAGGGGTTCACCTTTGAGTACAGGTACCTGGAAGACCGAGACCTGCAGTGACAGAGGGGCGGAGAAACGTGCTGCTGTTGACATTCCGAGACTGAACTAACTCCATGCTGTGGATAGAGATTGATGTGTAGTAGAACCCTGCTCCTAAAATGGAGGATGTTGTCTGTATAGGCTGCGtctaatggcaccctactccccacATAGTGTACTACTCCGGCCCAAAgccctagtagtgcactacagtacgTGGGGAATAGAACCCCCTACCTATAactggccctggtcagaagtagtgtactaGGGGGGAGTAGGGAGTCGTTACAGATCTGTGCCTGTCTGAGCACTCAGTTTGTGGCATTACATTAGGAAGCTCCATGCATGTTCCCCATGTTTTTCTTtctgtttcaacaacaacaaactgtACTGCCCCCAACTGGAGTATAGAAGCCTTGGACTAAACAACAAGCAAACATACATTGGATTTGGTTACATGTGAAAAAAGCCCATCTTGCTTGAATTGACTGTAATTAGTGGTTTAGAATGGAGACATACAGTTGTCTAGCTAGCCAGCAGACAGAGCTCCTTTTAAGATGTTATGATGCCTGTTGATTAAGGTCACTATTAGGGATAGTGAGTGATTATCAATAGTTTTATTGATGTTGTCTTGGTCGATAAAACGCTGATTGAGAATGACCACATGGCCTCTTCCTTTTGATGGGGATAGAGAGGCATTATTGGACATTGGATTAAATTGCTATGCAATTGAACtggtctctgcctccctctctctttacaaaTAAAATCTTTTAAAGTTTAACTGTGAAAGGAAACGCATCGTCATTGGGGCATTATGTTTGTGAGATTAGCTAATAAAGGATTTGTACCTGAAAGAAGTAGAGTTGTGTTGACATGAACTCTGCCTGATAATGTTCCTGGTTTCTATACCATGAAGCACCAGCCACTACTGCCCTTCAAAGTATAACTACTAGTGGAAGGATGAGAACAGTAGAAATAGGATAATTCCCTTTGAGTCAGTGTATTTACTCAAAAGGGTGTCAACAGTTCTCAGCCTTGCATGTAGTCATCTGTTCAACACAATTTTATCCTGTGTTATTTTAAATCGCTTCCAAAAGACCCTTATTGAAACAAAACCTCATGATTCCGCTTTTCGGGGCTCTGTTCAATCCGTATCTCAAAAGTTCAGCGCTAGAGTCTAATAAAAATGTTCCCGCGTTGGCAGACTGCATTCACGATAAAATGCTGCACATGTCGCATCAATCGGAATTACTTTTACGTCTTTATTGCAACACTTCAACGGTAGATTGAATAGAGCTTCATTCACTGATTGCAACACTGCATTCAACTTACAAATTGTTTACTGAAATACTGTTTTCATAGAATATGAAGCATGCATCAACCATTCAACCTAGAATGTTCTGAAAAAGCTGTTGGTGAATTTAACTTGGTTAGATAGTTTAATCATACACAATTGATTCATCCATCATGAGCGGTCTCCAGTGATTTTGTTAATTTAGAGGTTGTCCCTGAGAACATACACATTTCAGTTCTTTCCTGAAAGAGAAGAGATTTTTGGAAAAGGAATCGAGAGAAGTTGAGTTTTGCCTTTAATAAATTATATTTTGGGGCTTTTGAGAAAGGGAAGGCTGAAATGTGAATTTCAAGAAAATAAACTATTTACAGAATTTTATCAAATGAAGTTGTCACGTTTCTGCATCAAAGATGTCATGTGGAGGTAAAAACAGGATTGTAAAATTTCAATAAAACACTTCTGAAATTGTGACGACTATGAATGTCATGTGTAACAATTATTTTGTATTAGAAGATCCATAAACCTATTTCATAAATAGCAAATTCCTAAAAACACTATTCTATGTTGCTCAAAGCaacagggtaggccgtcattgtaaataataatttgttcttaattgacttgcctagttaggcTAAAAAATTTAACGCAATCCAATGCTAGTGCATTCAGACCCCTCCCCTTcgccacattgttacattacagccttactccaaaatggattaaatactaaTTCTCATCACAACACAATATCTCATGACAAAGAAAAACTGTTTGAAATCTAtattagtaccagtcaaaagttgacacctctttcaagggtttttctttatttttactattttcaacattgtataacaatagtgaacacatcaaaactatgaaataacacagaatcatgtaaccaaaaaaagcattaaacaatcaaaacatattttatattcttcaaagtagccaagaGTGTCAAagttgtcaaggcaaagggtggctactttgaagaatatcaaatctaaaatatactttgatttgttaaacactttttttggttactacatgattccatgtgttaattaatagttttgatgtcttcactattattctacaatgtagaaaataaaaacccttgaatgattttgtccaaacttgactggtacgcTGTGTGCgtacacagacacatatttgcaaacatttctaaaaacccatttctgctttgtcattatggggtagaatGTAGATTGTTTTCCCcctcaatttaatctattttagaacaagtaacgtaacaaaatgtggaaaaagtcaaggagtctaaatactttccaaaagCACTTTTCAGTAATGAGACCAGGAAGTATTAGTTTCATTTTATTAAAATGGAACAAAATGGAGTCAAAATGTAAGAAAAAAAGCCCAACATGCTCTAAAACAAATATACAAtctaaataatatatttttcttCACTGTCATGGTCAATCTTCTCCCCATGGTTATGCAATGACGCCTGATCAATCAGTCAGTGTGAATGCATTTCACTCCATCTGCATTCATTTTGCAATACAAGTTGGTATGTCTGTATATCAGTCTCTCCTGTGtgtaagtacactgctcaaaaaaataaaagggaacacttaaacaacacaatgtaactccaagtcaatcacacttctgtgaaatcaaactgtccacttaggaagcaacactgattgacaataaatttcacatgctgttgtgcaaatggaatagacaaaaggtggaaattataggcaataagcaagacacccccaaaaaaggaatggttctgcaggtggtgaccacacaccacttctcagttcctatgcttcctggctgatgttttggtcacttttgaatgctggcggtgctttcactctagtggtagcatgagacggagtctacaacccacacaagtggctcaggtagtgcagctcatccaagatggcacatcaatgcgagctgtggcaaaaatgtttgctgtgtctgtcagcgtagtgtccagagcatggaggcgcaacaccgtgcaggacgtttggcatttgccagagaacaccaagattggcaaattcgccactggcgccctgtgctcttcacagatgaaagcaggttcacactgagcacatgagcacatgtgacagacgtgacagagtctggagacgccgtggagaacgttctgctgcctgcaacatcctccagcatgaccggtttggcggtgggtcagtcatggtgtggggtggcatttctttgtggggtcgcacagccctccatgtgctcgccagaggtagcctgactgccattaggtaccgagatgagatcctcagaccccttgtgagaccatatgatgacatgcacatttgtggcctgctggaggtcattttgcagggctctggcagtgcacctccttgcacaaaggcggaggtagcggtcctgctgctgggttgttgccctcctacggcctcctccacgtctcctgatgtactggcctgtctcctggtagcgcttccatgctctggacactacgctgacagacacagcaaacatttttgccacagctcgcattgatgtgccatcctggatgaactgcactacctgagccacttgtgtgggttgtagactccgtctcatgctaccactagagtgaaagcaccgccagcattcaaaagtgaccaaacatcagccaggaagcataggaactgagaagtggtgtgtggtcaccacctgcagaaccattcctcttttgggggtgtcttactaattgcctataatttccaccttttgtctattccatttgcacaacagcatgtgaaatgtattgtcaatcagtgttgcttcctaagtggacagtttgatttcacagaagtgtgattgacttggagttacattgtgttgtttaagtgttccctttatttttttgagcagtgtatatgtgtggATGTGTACTCCtcactttccctctccctccttcttgaCCTTGAGGAACTCTGCCATGTTGGAGAAGTATTTCTGGTTGGCCTCAGCCACCTTCTTCTCTGCTGCATGCGGGTTCACGATCTCCAGTCCCTGAGGAACACAGAGTTCAGTTCAAGTACAATTCCACCACAAACAGAAACGAGGAGTCCACCCCTGCTGGTAAATGCTAACGTTACTGGTGACGAAGTGCTTCGTTTGTTGAAATTATAAAATCAAATACATGTAGCTTTTTTTCCCCATGTGAAAACAAAACCAATTAGGCCTACCTGTAGTGGAGTGAAGGCTACGCTGGAACTTGTTCCTGAGGAGTTGTCTCTGACCGAGGACCTCCCGCCGACTGTGGACCTGCCGCCGACTGTGGACCTACTGCTGACTGTGGACCTGCCGCCGACTGTGGACCTGCCGCCGTACGTCATGTTCTGCTTCTGCAGCTTCCTCTGTAGGGACTTGGATATCCTGGCCTTGGTGGCCTCGTTGACCTGAGCCTGTCTGACGCGTCCGCTGCCCGACTTCCCCAGCTGGCCCAGACTGAAACCCAGGTCCTCCTGGTACGCATCATCCTCaatctgagagagacagagggtggttGGTTAAAAAGACCAATACATATTTATTATAATTACACAGAGTAAATATAAAGTAACAGCTGTCCTGAAACACAGATTAGCTGTTCTGACCTCTGCGAAGGTCATCCTGTTGGCGTGTTTCCTGATCTCTGTCAGACCCAGACGCTCCTTCATCTTACGATACCTGGACAAGGACAGACAAAAGAGGAGACCATCAATACTGTTTAACAATGCACTTTGAAAAACATTACAACTCTGGACCAGTTATCTACACATCCCTACAGTAAATACCTCcgccctcctctcttcttcctctgtccGTCCAACGGTGCTGGCAGGGGTTTGACAGTCTTCACCGGTGGAGGCTCCTGCCATTTATCAAACTTCTTCTCGATCTCCTCTTTCAGGTCATAGCCCACCTGCACAGAGAGAATAAGACCAGAGTTAATATGTAACAGACGTTTATATACCCCTTCTTTCTTCCCTCTTCCAGTCCTCACCTTGCCGTCTGCACTCTCGTGGAAGCTGTCCACTCGGGATGCCAGAGTGCACTTAGCTGAAACCAGACGTGCTGCCTTTCTCCTCAGGTCCTACAACACAGGGATAACTCTTGTTAGCTTAGGTAAAGCCACAGTCAAACAAAGCTCTTGGGAACTCAGTGCCAAGTGTGGTGCACTGACCGGGGGTAGAGTCTGGACCACATCACAGTGGTAGATGTAGCCGGTGTGTGGGAGCACAGCGGTGCTGCTGAACCCTGACAGGGTCCTCTTCTGGGTTCCCAGTAGCATCAGGTTACAGGCTGGCATCTTAGACAGGTTGGTCAGGCCCCCAGCAATACCTACCACCACAGGGAGGAAGACGACCTTATGATTGTGAGAATCCTGTAAATTATATAAAAAACAATATCCTTATAATCACTGACCCATGATCTTGGCTGCGGTCGAGGCGCCAACGATGACTGACAGATTAGGAGCGATGAACGACATCCTGGACTCCACATATTCATAGATCCTGTGTTTTGATTGGTTCAGCTCTAGCGCCATGTCACAGGCCTCCTCCAACCTCTTCAGCTCATCCTCACCCAGCATCGTCCTGGAAACAAGTCATGTTGATATTACAACATCATTGAGATGGAAAGGTATTCTGCAACCAAATGGATGTTACAGTTCCCTTTTGTGTAGATAATGTAAAGTCTATTGatcatatttctatctgaacattcTGTAAATGTCTGCTCCACCAAATAAGTTCACGGTCCCATTGGTGGACCTCTCCAACTGAATCAACCCAGGTGTCCCACGTGTCCCTGCTCTTacccctgtgtggtggaggctgtGACGCTGACCACCATGATGGTGGCGTTGGTCAGGATCTGCTGCAAATTCTCGTTGTTCTTACACTTGTCCAGGTTGTTCCCCAGCTCCTACACACACGGTGTTCAGCCCAACAGCAGGGACATGAATAGTAGACAAGAGTTTAAACAATGTAGACACATTTTGATGTGGAAGAGAATTCTCCTCTAACATCAGCTCACCTTGACAGTGCGGACGTAGTCCAGAGAGTTGGGCACCAGGGACTCCAGCTCAGGGAACCTCTTAGAATACTTGTCACGTACAAACTTGTGAATGATGTCTGACAAAGACAAACAAAGACACCGTTAGACATAAAGCAATGTAAGCAAATTACAGCAGCATATTGACACACAATCACTTATGGACATAGTGGACTCACTCAGCTCGTTCTCAATTTCTACTGTGAGGTTATTGGCAGCAACGATCAGCTTGTATTCTGGGTCTGCCTCCACCGGCCCGGAGACTgaagagaaagggaagagagtCAGTAAAACCACAGGATGGAGGATCAGAAACCATTGAAGTAGAATCAGTATCCATTGTATTCAGAGTAGAACAAACCACAGAACAAGACATCCAAACATAGAACTGCTGTGTCTTCAATAGGgcgccaggtagcctagcggttagagcattggcaAAGTAACTGACCCAGTAAAACAaccctatccggtgtatgtgacaacaaaaacataaacagtCAACAATCACCTTCAGAGTTCTTGCGCTGCTTCTCGACATAGATTGCAATGTTGTCCATGATCTCTGAGAACTGTAAACAAACAAGTTGTGGGTTTTCAAAACAAACCTTGGAAATAGCTTATATATTCTAGAACAGGGTTTCCCATTGCTGGGTGCACGTTCTGGTTTTCACCCTAGCACTACACGGCTGATTAAATCATCAAAGCTTGccgagttggttatttgaatcagccatgtagtgttagggcaaaactAAAACATGCACCCACGGGGGGCTCCAGGAcccagtttgggaaaccctgttctaGTATATTGACTGCAAGCAGCTccacacactgccctgacctgtttGCTGTTGCGTAGTTTAGCGATGGATGAGACACTCTCAGCTCCGCTGTAgtccacctccatctcctctgggATGTCCTCCAAACCTCCCTCTGCCTGTCCCTCCCCatcactctccccctcttcccccggGTACAGCCCATCCTCCCCCTCATCCCCCGCCTCCTCCAGATCAGCCAGGAGCTCATCGGCCAGAGACATCTGCAGGAAAGGAACAACAATGTGGGACAAGGCTATGTGACATGGGGATGGATATGAAGTCAATTCCTAGCTAGCCCACAGCTGAGCGCGTGTGCACACACACGAGTGTAAATGACCTAGAGTAAAAATGTGTGCAAAGGCTAAATGTGAGAATCTAGAATCTTTACCATAAAAACAATTGGTTATGGTTATTTGATTAAtttatagctagctaacgttagctgtggggcagcggtctaaggcactgcatctcagtgctagaggcgtcattacagaccccggttcgattccaggctgtatcacaaccggccgtgattgggagtcccataaggtggcgcacaattggctcagcgtcgtccgggttaggccgtcattgtaaataataatttgttcttaactgacttgcctagttaaataaaggttcaatcaaAAACAGTTTTAAAGCTGGCTTAGCTGGATAACCGTGGCTATTAcagcagttagctagctaagtctAGCTAGTTAAATAACAGGGAAACGTTCGCAAGTTAGCTGAAATTATACGGCACAAACTTATGAGAACTTACCTTCGGAGTTCGAAACTCCTACCGTCAAAAGAAACACTACAAATCCAACAACTTTCGAAATGCGTTCGACGTTAAAAATGTTTGCTTGCGCTATCAACGTCGCCTATATAGCGAGTCGCAGACGAAAGGCATCACCATAAATAATCCAATGGGTGGTCAGAGGTTTGTAAAATTGAGCCTTGAGCAAGGCTTTATGGGAATTGCTGTTTTTATCCGTAGTATAGGCCAGTATCAGACCTGGATAAATGTGAATGGTCTTCATCACACTCATATTTCCAGTCTTAATACTTTATATATTTAATGGCTAGTCATTCCGTGTTTTACTTTGGGTAGAGTATTTTGGAGATGAGTTATTCACCCTATACTTGACCGTCCTTTGTCCCAATTTCATAATAAGTATCAGGGCCCCAAAACCAGAGATGGGGGATGGGAAATAAGATTAGCTATTGTTATGCAACATCCCTTGAGCCATCCATTGTTAGCTACGTAATACAGTAGTTTGATCCTTCATTTCAGAAAAAATGCAATAAAGCATCTAGAGAAGACCTACTGTTTGAACACCAGTCCAGTCTCCTTTGACAGCAAAAGGAATACTCTGACTTAAGAATATAAGACAGTACAATTTATTTTCATCAAACAGttcaataaatgtttcacagtttttatgttgtttttatttccCCTGGTTTTATACAGTATCCCATGAAACCCATTCTTTAAACAATACAGGTTTTAAACGGATGTTgaaacagactaaacaaacggaCTAGTTGGAGCTTGACTGCATGATGGGTTGCTATTAGTAGAAAATTAATGTAAATCAACAAATACATTAACTTTTGGAGATATTTACCGATGAGAAGCTTCCATTTTATCACGCTAAGATACATCAATTATCCTCAAACAAAGTAAAATTATGACAAGACAACTATACATTGAATCAAGTTagaaaataatgaaacatgttatatatatatatatattagagcaGGGTTttccaaactcagtcctggggccCCACCTGGGTGTACGTTTTGATCTtctccctagcactacacagctgattaaaataatcaaagcttgatgatgagttggttatttgaatcaattttgtagtgctagggcaaaaaccaaaacatgcacgCAGAGGGTggccccaggacagagtttgggaaaccttgCAAGTTGAGGACATAAGTTAAGCACAGGATGGCAGTTATAAAGACATGAAATTATACAAAATAATTTTGGGGGTTGGGGAAAATATCTTGCTTTATTTGTTATGAAGAATAATTAAATCGAGAAGCTATTACTTAGATGCATTTTGTCCCAAACAATTCTGAGAGATAAATTAATTGcaccaaaataaataaacaatatttACAAAGCATGGAaatcatttaaaaataaataatgaataaattaaataaataatagcTAGAGATAGTCTTTTAGAATGAAAGTATATAGAAACTTAGCTTGTTTTCATCTTTTCGTGCAGTCTAAGAATACATCTAAGTTAAACAGCTTTGAAATTATATTGTATACACTTGTATCACTATCTTTGTACAAATGTTGAATGAGTACTCTCAAATACAGGAGTTAAGATTGTTTTCTGGCCCCAACTGCTGCCTACAAGTATGACTGACTGCAATGAAAATCGTTTTTACAAAGTTAAGATTTCAATCCAAGCTTACACATAGACAGATACATGACTAAAAGAAAGTGCATCCCCCAGTACATACTGGGTAAAGACAACCGAAAGAAGCAGGTAAAAAGAAGGTAAGCTGGTACACAATGACTCCCATTGCATAGCCGTCAAATCCGTTTCAGATTTTACAAAGCTCCAGACTCTTCTTCGCCTAGGACAAACTGCCTTTGCCATCAACCacttccagccagtgtctataAATCGACCCTAGGATACAGTGGCAAAGGGAAGAGTTATTATATCAACAACCTTTCTCGTACAAGGACTGGTAGCTGGTTAAACCTGGAATGTGTCCAGCTTTTAGAACGGGAGTCTTTTCTTTCCGTTGCCTGATCGATAAAAAAATAGCCTCTGAGAATGGTTATGGTTGAAGGGGAATCCACTGGCCACTCTCAGAAGGTTCCTGTTCTGAGGGTTACAGAACAGCTCAGAGGATTCCGGAACCCTGCCTCACACCAAGTGGGGGTCATCGGCTGGGCTGACGGTAAAACGCGAGGATGTCACTGGGTTGGCCCCCACGGGCGACCTCGGTTTGACTGACAAGTCCCCTTTTCTTTTGGAGTCTTTGCCTTTGCTGTTTGCTCCTGGTAGAAAGACAGGAGCATGGTGTAAGTAAGGGAATTAAGGAATTACTATACTACAACTATGCCATACACAAACATACTGTACTAGGGTTGGAGTAAATACTATTTGAATTCAGGGGATACATTCAAACACATTTCATGAAATCGAATTGACCCCTGTGGCACAAGACATAAACAAAAGCATACAACTGTAAatgttattaaaaaaatatatgtacgaTAAAAACATTACACAAATGGTATATCATTAGTTAATATACTCTATACGTGTGTACAAACATCCTCTTGTAGAACCGAAGCACAAAAAGGCCCACACTCCCAAGTTAAAAATAAACTTTCTCTCCTTGCAAAGCTTTGAACTGTTCAACTCTGCAGGCTGACAGAGATCATGAAAGTAGATTATTTTGGTGTTGATGCTTTTCTATATACAGTCTATTCAAAACACCCAGAGGGGATCAGCCAAAACTCTCATTATTCTGTGAAATGAAGCGATCAGTGGGAGAGACTGAGAGTGGACGGCTTCTGGAGATAGGGTGGAAAACACATCTTAGACATGCATTGTTGAGCACCAGATTTATGTCCCCActccattccccatgtcacagTGTGTGGGGGATAATTATAAGAGATACATTTTGGGGGTGCATATTTAGAAAAGGGGTTGGTGTGAGGGGTTCTCAATTTCAGTGAGTGGGGATCAGATGGGAGCTGTCCAATGGGTGCTTGTTATTGTAGTGATTTTATCAAAAGCTTTCTATTGGCTCTAAGAAGGGAATGATGTACAGGACCGTTATATGGTTTCTAATAGCAACATGCATGCATACGTAGTACGTACCATGTAAATCAAATTTAGTGCTTTTGTTAGGAGCTGGAGCTGGACTGGTGTGGGCGGAACTACTCAGCTCACTGGTTGGAGTTTCCTGTTTcagaaacagagaggaagagtcagGGACTAAAAATGAGCAGAGACAGTACATGTGCATCCAATATAGTGAAAGTGTTAAAAGCCCAAGAGTAACATGGGACTCAATAtatgagggggggaaaaaactaaacaaacaccTGATCAAAGAGATAGACAGTGATATCATCAAAAAAGGACAcgtttctccctctgtctttctctttgtctATTGGTTCCCTTGGTGACTTCAGCAGACTCCTGAGTCCCACCCTTTTGCCAACGTCTGTTTCCGTGACAACAATCACCCTCCTGGAGCCTTCGTCTTCCTGCTCTTCTTCCTCATCCTCATCGGGGTCACTTCCTGGGGACGCACCCCTCCGTCTCCCACTCCTGTCTCGGTGTAGCCCTCCCTCCCTGAACCCTCGCTTgggactggaggagagagggagagcaagagggagaggagggagggagagggacaggcgAGCCAGTTTGGCTGTGAAATAAAAGAGAGGAATAGATAAAGTGAGACATGAAAGATGGTGTCAGAAAGCACCAATCTATCCATTAGAACATGTCATTTACACACCTGCAAAGTGGGAGAATGTGATCAATGCTGCATCCTATTCATACACATTTTCACACAGAAAAAAGTCTGGAGGTACCTTTCATTGCTTGGTTTGCCACAGACTGAGGGGGTGTAACTTCTGGCTGCTGGATCACAGTCAGTGGTTCACTGTCAGTCTCATCAGACTCACTCTGGGGTTCAGAATTGGGTTCGGTGTCCGGCTCCTCTTCGCTAAGAACAGAAAAAAAGATATCTTCTTTTATTATCTGTCTGCCTGCCATCATTCAACACAACAGTTTGATAAATCTCAAAATACATAGAGGGCAGTGGAGGTTACTGAGGGGAGGACAACTCATGACAATGGATGAAACGGAGCCAATGGattggcatcaaaccatgtgtttgatgtatttgatgacattccaccgattctgttccatccattaccacaagcccctcctccccaattaaggtgccaccaaccaccTGTGATAGAGAGAACATACCTTCCTACATCCTTCACACTGACTGTGTCTCCGCCCCCATCTAAGGGCTGGTCTCCCCATGGGCGGAGAATGACGCTGTCGCTCACTGTCGCCCCCCGGAGGACGTTCGTTTTAACAttctcacagagagagaactgcagtCTTTCCTCACACACCTGAAGAAAGGGAAACAGAAGAAGATAATAGGGGTATGAATGTTTAAACATATTCAGGAAAATGGATATTGTAAATTGTGTAGGCTTATACTTTCATACATCTACAAAGTTGTGCAACTTGGGGTTAAAATGCAAGGCTAATGCTCACCTGCATCATTAGGCCATTTTTAGTGGGCATCTTGGAAAGTGACCTCTGGTCCTTGGAGTCAGGAGAATGACATGGTGAAAGGGCTGATGGG
It encodes:
- the LOC129837963 gene encoding U4/U6 small nuclear ribonucleoprotein Prp31 gives rise to the protein MSLADELLADLEEAGDEGEDGLYPGEEGESDGEGQAEGGLEDIPEEMEVDYSGAESVSSIAKLRNSKQFSEIMDNIAIYVEKQRKNSEVSGPVEADPEYKLIVAANNLTVEIENELNIIHKFVRDKYSKRFPELESLVPNSLDYVRTVKELGNNLDKCKNNENLQQILTNATIMVVSVTASTTQGTMLGEDELKRLEEACDMALELNQSKHRIYEYVESRMSFIAPNLSVIVGASTAAKIMGIAGGLTNLSKMPACNLMLLGTQKRTLSGFSSTAVLPHTGYIYHCDVVQTLPPDLRRKAARLVSAKCTLASRVDSFHESADGKVGYDLKEEIEKKFDKWQEPPPVKTVKPLPAPLDGQRKKRGGRRYRKMKERLGLTEIRKHANRMTFAEIEDDAYQEDLGFSLGQLGKSGSGRVRQAQVNEATKARISKSLQRKLQKQNMTYGGRSTVGGRSTVSSRSTVGGRSTVGGRSSVRDNSSGTSSSVAFTPLQGLEIVNPHAAEKKVAEANQKYFSNMAEFLKVKKEGEGK